Proteins co-encoded in one Waddlia chondrophila WSU 86-1044 genomic window:
- the rpsB gene encoding 30S ribosomal protein S2 — protein MAEITIKNLLEAGAHFGHQTSRWNPKMKRFIFEERNGLYIIDLAKTLQQVRNAAEIVKECVKKHKSILFVGTKKQAKGVVKELAEECGEFYVCERWLGGMLTNLSTIRQSIKKLDRIEKQIAAGGEGLTKKELSLLTKEQLKLDKNLSGVRSMRKLPGLVVVVDPSKEHIAVAEAKKLGIPVMGLVDTNCDPDPIDYVIACNDDALKSIKLIINTLTDVIAKEKNEMRLVSRKEGSEEEDKKIGEEIAVGKVDLAKSGKEDAELKKTAGAAKEEN, from the coding sequence TTGGCTGAAATCACCATTAAAAATTTATTAGAAGCCGGCGCTCATTTTGGGCATCAAACGAGCCGTTGGAACCCAAAAATGAAACGATTCATTTTTGAGGAGCGCAATGGGCTGTACATTATTGATTTGGCAAAGACTTTGCAGCAGGTCAGAAATGCTGCTGAAATTGTCAAAGAGTGCGTCAAGAAACATAAATCCATTCTTTTTGTCGGAACAAAAAAGCAGGCAAAAGGGGTGGTTAAAGAACTTGCTGAAGAGTGCGGCGAGTTTTACGTTTGCGAAAGATGGCTGGGAGGCATGTTGACCAACCTGTCAACCATCCGCCAATCCATTAAAAAACTTGATCGCATTGAAAAGCAGATCGCTGCAGGCGGCGAAGGATTGACCAAGAAAGAGCTTTCGCTGCTGACTAAAGAGCAGCTCAAGCTAGACAAGAATCTTTCGGGCGTACGCTCCATGCGCAAGCTTCCGGGTCTCGTGGTTGTTGTCGACCCTTCCAAAGAGCACATTGCTGTTGCAGAAGCGAAAAAATTGGGCATTCCTGTGATGGGACTTGTCGACACGAACTGCGATCCCGATCCTATCGACTACGTTATCGCTTGCAACGATGATGCTCTCAAAAGTATTAAATTGATTATCAATACTTTGACAGATGTCATTGCGAAAGAAAAGAATGAGATGCGCCTCGTTTCCAGAAAAGAGGGATCCGAAGAAGAGGACAAGAAGATCGGCGAAGAGATCGCTGTCGGCAAAGTCGACCTCGCCAAAAGCGGGAAAGAAGATGCTGAGTTGAAAAAAACCGCAGGCGCTGCAAAAGAGGAAAATTAA
- the tsf gene encoding translation elongation factor Ts, translating to MTITPQLIKELRDRTGVGIGKCKEALEEANGDLEIAIENLRKSGMASAVKKEGRAANEGMIAIAESGSRVALVEINAETDFVVKNERFQQFLQEVAQEIVETNPVSLEDFLAQKFSKDQNMTIDEYRATIVQAIGENIQVRRLKVFEKSSDSSLGVYSHLGGKIVTMVKIDGSGDAENLAKEIAMHVAAAHPEYIRPEDVPSKVIDQEKEIARTQMAGKPDHVIEKILEGKISKYFDDVCLNKQFFIKDDSLKIEDLVKKHGDNLAISHFERWTVGQG from the coding sequence ATGACCATTACCCCCCAACTGATTAAAGAGCTTCGCGATCGCACAGGCGTTGGCATTGGAAAATGCAAAGAGGCATTGGAAGAAGCAAACGGCGATCTTGAAATAGCTATTGAAAACCTCAGAAAATCGGGCATGGCAAGCGCTGTAAAAAAAGAGGGGCGCGCCGCCAACGAAGGGATGATCGCCATTGCAGAATCGGGAAGCCGGGTCGCTTTGGTTGAAATCAACGCGGAAACGGATTTCGTTGTTAAAAATGAGCGCTTTCAACAATTCCTACAGGAAGTTGCTCAGGAAATTGTTGAAACAAACCCCGTTTCACTTGAAGATTTTCTCGCACAGAAATTTTCTAAAGATCAAAACATGACTATCGATGAGTACAGAGCAACGATTGTCCAGGCGATCGGAGAAAATATCCAAGTGCGTCGTTTGAAGGTGTTTGAAAAAAGCAGTGATTCCTCTCTGGGTGTTTACTCTCACTTGGGTGGAAAGATCGTCACCATGGTCAAAATCGACGGTTCGGGAGATGCAGAAAATCTCGCCAAAGAGATAGCCATGCATGTCGCTGCGGCACACCCTGAGTACATCAGGCCGGAAGATGTTCCAAGCAAAGTGATCGATCAGGAGAAAGAGATTGCCAGAACACAAATGGCAGGAAAGCCTGACCACGTCATCGAAAAAATTCTGGAAGGAAAAATTTCCAAATATTTCGATGATGTGTGCCTAAACAAACAATTTTTCATCAAAGACGACTCACTCAAAATCGAAGATCTGGTCAAAAAACACGGCGACAACCTCGCCATCAGCCACTTCGAAAGATGGACAGTAGGTCAAGGCTAG
- the pyrH gene encoding UMP kinase: MSLPNNPYKRILLKISGETLMGSQHFGISQEACEQLAKSIDKMRNSGLQVAVVIGGGNIFRGIHLENLGLERTPADQMGMLATMINGIALQQALGQINCKAIVMSSLSCPGLVDNFDLRRAIDHLENENVIIFVGGTGNPYFTTDTAAALRASEIQADIILKATKVDGVYDKDPMIHEDAKKFETLTYSKALSDNLKVMDATAIAMCRNSNIPIFVFNMKHLTEDKILSALSQEGLGTLVKGEM, translated from the coding sequence ATGTCATTGCCAAACAACCCCTACAAGCGAATTCTCTTGAAAATTTCAGGAGAGACTCTGATGGGATCTCAACATTTTGGAATTAGCCAGGAAGCATGCGAACAATTAGCAAAATCGATTGACAAAATGCGAAACAGCGGACTGCAAGTAGCAGTTGTGATCGGAGGAGGAAATATCTTCCGAGGAATTCATCTGGAAAACTTGGGATTAGAACGAACTCCGGCTGATCAGATGGGCATGTTGGCGACCATGATCAATGGCATCGCCCTTCAGCAAGCTCTTGGGCAAATTAATTGCAAAGCAATTGTCATGAGCTCTTTAAGCTGCCCAGGCCTCGTCGACAACTTTGATCTTAGGCGTGCTATCGATCACCTGGAAAACGAGAATGTGATCATCTTTGTCGGAGGGACCGGCAACCCCTATTTCACAACTGATACCGCCGCCGCCCTAAGGGCCAGCGAAATCCAGGCAGACATTATTCTTAAGGCAACAAAAGTAGACGGCGTCTACGACAAAGATCCCATGATCCATGAGGACGCAAAAAAATTCGAAACGCTTACCTACTCAAAAGCCTTGTCGGATAATCTCAAGGTCATGGACGCCACAGCAATCGCGATGTGTAGAAATTCCAATATTCCCATCTTTGTTTTCAATATGAAGCATTTGACTGAGGATAAAATTTTATCAGCCCTCTCCCAAGAAGGCTTGGGAACGTTAGTTAAAGGAGAAATGTAA
- the frr gene encoding ribosome recycling factor, with the protein MSIIDQTEQKMKASIDHLTDELKKIRTGQANPAMLENVTVEVYGTSMKLRDVASITTPEPRQLLVTPYDANNTQVIGKGIEKANLGFRPIVDANVVRITIPQMDESVRQEMVKLCHKKREEAKVSIRNVRRDSNEAVRKQKTDGEIGEDMEKKFEKDIQILTDKYCKIADDVSSVKEKEVSTI; encoded by the coding sequence ATGTCAATTATTGATCAAACTGAACAGAAAATGAAAGCGAGTATCGATCACTTAACGGATGAACTCAAAAAAATCCGTACAGGCCAGGCGAATCCAGCAATGCTGGAAAATGTCACTGTAGAAGTTTACGGCACCAGCATGAAGCTGCGTGATGTTGCATCCATCACAACTCCCGAACCTAGACAGCTGCTCGTTACACCATACGATGCCAACAACACTCAGGTGATCGGAAAAGGGATTGAAAAGGCTAATTTAGGATTTAGACCTATCGTTGATGCCAATGTTGTTCGGATCACTATTCCTCAAATGGACGAAAGCGTTAGGCAAGAAATGGTAAAACTCTGCCATAAAAAGAGGGAGGAAGCTAAAGTCAGCATCCGCAACGTCCGACGTGATTCGAATGAAGCTGTTCGCAAGCAAAAAACAGATGGAGAGATCGGAGAAGATATGGAGAAAAAATTTGAAAAAGATATTCAAATCCTTACAGATAAGTACTGTAAGATAGCCGATGATGTTTCATCTGTTAAAGAAAAGGAGGTTTCTACAATTTAG
- a CDS encoding UvrB/UvrC motif-containing protein codes for MEIHPRKENVHPDRPLECSECKNPITVHYTEIVGGKCTNTGMCDTCPQLQKKLKGIPFEEHESPTKEGTGLVCGECGTTLADVKVSHRVGCTNCYSVFGDVLINELIAAHALFPGIVKQGKSVPMHVGRAPGETHEISPSLKLIALNEALEETLKKEDYEQAALLRDQIKELTKESKKTEDKND; via the coding sequence ATGGAAATCCATCCACGAAAGGAAAACGTTCATCCTGACCGACCTCTTGAGTGCAGCGAATGCAAAAATCCAATCACCGTCCACTACACAGAAATTGTCGGAGGAAAATGCACCAATACAGGGATGTGCGACACGTGCCCTCAGTTACAAAAGAAACTCAAAGGGATCCCTTTTGAAGAGCATGAGTCTCCGACAAAAGAGGGAACCGGACTTGTTTGCGGCGAGTGCGGAACAACTTTGGCTGATGTCAAAGTCAGCCATCGTGTTGGTTGCACAAATTGCTATTCCGTCTTTGGAGATGTCTTGATTAATGAACTGATTGCGGCGCACGCTCTTTTTCCCGGCATTGTCAAGCAAGGAAAATCCGTTCCTATGCATGTGGGACGCGCTCCAGGAGAAACTCACGAGATCAGTCCATCCTTGAAATTGATCGCTCTCAATGAAGCTTTAGAGGAAACGTTAAAAAAAGAAGATTACGAGCAAGCCGCCTTGCTCAGAGATCAAATCAAGGAACTGACAAAAGAATCTAAAAAAACAGAAGATAAAAATGATTAG
- a CDS encoding protein arginine kinase produces the protein MIRKTQSHSALYQNKPWANNENNIWLASTISLLRNIDKYPFPRKLEGNKRGQIISLVSRPILQSSHLNKPFMIKSEDASPVEKEYLVEHFLSSSSFQQAHSGEAFILDHSGKFLTTINVDNHINFELIDCEGELETAWNKMIKIETSLGQAVNYAFSRKFGFLTSHPVQCGTGFILTVYLQPSALIHLDLLEEKLVKMKTDGIQITGLQGNPNEVIGDILAIKNNYTLGLTEENIISTLRLFVTKLMVEENNARAHLRAAPEPHLMDKVSRAYAILAHSYQMETIETLNALSLLKLGSALEWLSGVTPHELNRLFFDCRRAHLLARFNEEIPKEEIAHRRAKFIHETLKKVKLKI, from the coding sequence ATGATTAGGAAAACTCAATCCCATTCAGCCTTATATCAAAACAAGCCTTGGGCAAACAACGAAAATAATATCTGGCTGGCTTCAACTATTTCGCTATTGAGAAACATTGACAAATACCCTTTTCCCAGAAAACTGGAGGGAAACAAAAGGGGGCAAATCATTTCTCTTGTTAGCCGCCCTATCCTACAATCCTCCCATTTAAACAAGCCTTTCATGATTAAATCGGAAGATGCCAGCCCTGTTGAAAAGGAATATCTAGTTGAACACTTCCTCAGCAGCTCCAGTTTTCAGCAGGCACACTCCGGAGAAGCTTTCATCTTAGACCACTCAGGAAAATTCTTAACGACAATTAATGTCGACAATCACATTAATTTCGAACTGATTGACTGCGAAGGGGAATTGGAAACAGCCTGGAACAAAATGATTAAAATCGAAACTAGCTTGGGGCAAGCAGTCAATTACGCTTTTTCTAGAAAATTTGGCTTTCTCACTTCCCATCCAGTTCAATGCGGCACGGGATTTATTTTGACAGTGTATTTGCAGCCCTCCGCTTTGATCCATTTGGATTTATTGGAGGAGAAACTCGTGAAAATGAAAACCGATGGGATCCAAATTACCGGCCTTCAAGGGAACCCTAATGAAGTTATCGGCGATATTTTGGCAATTAAAAACAATTATACCCTGGGACTGACTGAGGAAAACATTATTTCAACTCTAAGGCTATTTGTCACCAAGCTGATGGTTGAAGAGAATAATGCACGCGCTCACCTGCGAGCAGCTCCCGAACCGCATTTAATGGACAAAGTCAGCCGCGCCTATGCAATTTTAGCTCATTCCTATCAAATGGAAACCATTGAGACTCTCAATGCTCTCAGCTTATTAAAGCTTGGATCTGCCTTAGAGTGGCTTTCAGGAGTCACTCCTCATGAATTGAACCGATTATTTTTTGATTGCCGGCGTGCTCACCTTTTAGCACGGTTCAATGAAGAGATTCCCAAAGAGGAGATCGCACATCGTCGAGCAAAATTCATTCATGAAACCTTGAAGAAGGTGAAATTGAAAATTTAG
- a CDS encoding CocE/NonD family hydrolase has protein sequence MILICLFLLSLFSVNALEPTLTVQIPMRDGCMLSTDLYFPPNEAVENCPCVLLRSPAGRKNSYAVRYAAISQYGYVVAIQDTRSAIDKEGKIFPGLSDGWGALQDGYDTVEWLAASPYSNGKIGTTGVSALGITQYLLAPTAPPSLKCQYIGVAASSMYHHALRPGGEILKDQVEGWLGLYAKDTGVHAFAYTRPFYNHFWEGFNTVKQAEKVTVPALHYGGWYDTFLQGTIDGFLSRNEKGGEGAKGTQKLVIGPWTHFWPESNRLGDFSIPPGGQQPPIDMSCVAWFDYHLKGIKNSVEKMPTVVYYVMGAFDESHGSGNFWRFADRWPPPSKMTPYFLTVDGELTSFFRPNRKGKTLTYMSDPRDPVPTVGGRNLFIESGPKDQQEIEKRKDVLVFTSPPLEEDLEVTGHVTARLFFSSSCSDTDVVVRLTDVYPDGKSLLISDGMYRTGMGTHEAEVPFALDVDLGATSIVFGKGHRIRISVSGSNYPKYDLNCHLGFVGAHKGRYAVARNCLYMSEEYPSQILLPVYTESTSRFGF, from the coding sequence ATGATTCTCATTTGTTTATTTCTATTGAGTCTATTTTCCGTTAACGCTCTTGAGCCGACGTTAACTGTGCAGATTCCCATGCGGGATGGGTGCATGTTGTCAACAGATCTTTATTTTCCTCCGAATGAGGCTGTGGAAAATTGTCCTTGTGTTCTGTTGAGAAGTCCTGCAGGAAGAAAAAATTCTTACGCAGTCCGTTATGCAGCGATTTCTCAGTATGGATATGTGGTGGCTATTCAGGATACGAGAAGCGCTATCGATAAAGAGGGAAAAATTTTTCCGGGGTTAAGCGATGGTTGGGGAGCTCTGCAAGACGGATACGATACGGTTGAATGGCTTGCTGCCAGCCCTTATTCGAATGGAAAGATAGGAACAACAGGCGTTTCTGCTCTTGGCATTACCCAATATCTCCTTGCCCCTACAGCTCCCCCCTCTTTAAAATGTCAATATATTGGAGTAGCAGCATCCAGCATGTACCATCATGCATTGCGGCCCGGAGGGGAAATCCTTAAAGATCAGGTTGAAGGATGGTTGGGGCTCTATGCCAAAGATACCGGTGTGCATGCGTTTGCCTATACCCGCCCATTCTACAATCATTTTTGGGAGGGTTTCAATACGGTGAAACAAGCAGAGAAAGTGACAGTGCCGGCTCTTCACTATGGAGGATGGTACGATACCTTTCTGCAAGGTACGATCGATGGTTTTCTCTCAAGAAATGAAAAAGGAGGCGAGGGAGCAAAAGGGACGCAAAAGTTGGTGATTGGCCCTTGGACCCATTTTTGGCCGGAATCCAATCGTTTAGGAGATTTTTCTATCCCCCCAGGAGGACAACAGCCTCCAATCGATATGAGTTGTGTTGCTTGGTTTGATTATCACTTGAAAGGAATAAAAAACAGTGTTGAGAAGATGCCGACAGTCGTTTACTACGTAATGGGAGCATTCGACGAGTCGCATGGCAGTGGAAATTTTTGGCGTTTTGCAGACAGATGGCCGCCGCCAAGCAAGATGACGCCTTATTTTCTGACAGTAGACGGCGAGCTGACCTCTTTTTTTCGTCCTAACAGAAAGGGAAAAACATTAACCTATATGAGTGATCCGCGCGATCCTGTTCCAACTGTGGGGGGAAGGAATTTATTCATCGAATCAGGGCCTAAGGATCAGCAAGAGATTGAGAAAAGAAAAGACGTCCTTGTTTTCACTTCTCCGCCTCTAGAAGAGGATTTAGAGGTGACTGGACATGTGACAGCGCGTCTGTTTTTTTCCTCTAGCTGTAGCGATACAGATGTTGTTGTGCGGCTGACGGATGTGTATCCCGATGGGAAAAGTCTTTTGATTTCTGACGGCATGTATCGAACAGGTATGGGAACGCATGAAGCGGAAGTTCCTTTTGCTCTTGATGTGGATTTGGGAGCGACAAGCATTGTCTTTGGAAAGGGGCATCGGATTCGAATTTCAGTTTCCGGTTCTAACTATCCAAAATATGATCTAAATTGTCATTTGGGGTTTGTCGGTGCACATAAAGGACGGTATGCGGTTGCCCGCAATTGCTTATATATGAGTGAAGAGTATCCCTCGCAGATTTTATTGCCTGTATATACCGAATCAACTTCAAGATTCGGTTTTTGA
- the rpsT gene encoding 30S ribosomal protein S20 yields the protein MAEKEAKKKEKRSTAFKRDLQNRKKRADNRVFKSRVRTAIRRFEEVVAKNEQESVAETLSVVYALMDKGVKKGLYKLNMASRTKSRLAAKAARAK from the coding sequence ATGGCTGAAAAAGAAGCAAAAAAGAAAGAAAAAAGATCCACCGCGTTTAAGCGAGATCTTCAAAATCGAAAAAAAAGGGCGGATAATCGTGTGTTTAAGTCACGTGTGAGAACAGCGATTCGCCGTTTTGAGGAAGTTGTTGCGAAAAATGAACAGGAATCAGTTGCGGAAACGCTTAGCGTTGTTTATGCCCTCATGGACAAAGGGGTGAAGAAAGGGCTGTATAAGTTGAATATGGCTAGCCGTACAAAATCCCGTTTAGCTGCAAAAGCTGCTAGGGCAAAGTAA
- a CDS encoding RluA family pseudouridine synthase gives MKKMIDQDQPLLEALRLLYPDSSKTTLRSLLKEERIKVDGQTCKLGTLSLKKGQILEVVKKQNVIAEGVKILYQDPHLAVVFKPSGLLSVATDFEKNLTLHKILKEHFQPKTVEVVHRLDQDTSGVIVFALDKQTCLKLKILFEKHEIERCYTAIVEGKLTPRSGSWRSYLHEDENYVVHSTDNARKGKLAITHYVVEGYSKKFTRLRLKLETGKKNQIRVHCSDAGHPIAGDTKYGASSNPGKRLMLHADHLGFIHPVKRKKMQFTIDPPESFDKVVLKKRNP, from the coding sequence ATGAAAAAGATGATTGACCAGGATCAACCTCTGCTCGAAGCTCTCCGGCTACTTTATCCGGATTCTTCAAAAACTACTCTCCGCTCCTTATTGAAAGAGGAGCGGATCAAAGTGGATGGACAAACATGCAAACTTGGAACCCTTTCATTAAAAAAAGGACAAATTCTCGAGGTTGTCAAAAAGCAGAACGTGATCGCTGAAGGGGTGAAGATCCTTTACCAAGATCCTCACCTTGCAGTTGTCTTCAAACCTTCCGGCCTATTAAGCGTCGCAACTGATTTTGAAAAAAATCTTACTTTACACAAAATTCTCAAAGAGCATTTTCAGCCGAAAACTGTCGAAGTGGTGCACCGCCTGGATCAGGACACCTCGGGAGTGATCGTTTTTGCATTAGACAAACAAACCTGTTTGAAGTTGAAAATTTTATTTGAAAAACATGAAATCGAAAGATGCTATACAGCCATTGTCGAAGGGAAGTTGACACCTCGAAGCGGCTCTTGGCGCTCTTATCTCCACGAAGATGAAAATTATGTTGTGCATAGCACAGACAACGCTAGAAAAGGGAAGCTGGCTATTACCCATTACGTCGTCGAAGGCTATTCAAAAAAATTCACACGGTTGAGGCTAAAATTGGAAACGGGCAAGAAAAATCAAATACGAGTTCACTGCAGCGATGCAGGACATCCGATTGCGGGAGATACTAAGTATGGCGCGTCATCAAATCCCGGAAAGCGGTTGATGCTGCACGCTGACCATCTGGGATTTATCCATCCTGTGAAAAGAAAAAAAATGCAATTTACCATTGACCCTCCGGAAAGTTTTGATAAAGTCGTACTCAAAAAAAGAAATCCATGA
- a CDS encoding competence protein CoiA: protein MQLFALTVEKEVVAAVDAVKKTEYYCMECSKPVRLRGGRHRQDHFYHLNPDPSCRQSQKSLNHLQVQWHLFHLLPDDEVVLERRFPEISRIADVAWERRKLIFEVQCSPISQREVEERNRDYASIGYEVVWILHERRFVRKQVAAAEEWLKDHLCYYTNFDEEGRGEIYDQLHLFSGGFRSYSSKKTAVNLSLPSKVKGKFAFEGDWKYRLMLRDPCALDVWNQWEKRKKQQFPSYKFRPMHELKRWYLNLLRLLLEENSTQGKGCR, encoded by the coding sequence ATGCAACTTTTTGCTTTAACCGTTGAAAAAGAGGTTGTTGCTGCAGTAGATGCGGTGAAAAAAACCGAGTATTACTGCATGGAATGCAGTAAGCCTGTTCGACTTAGAGGAGGACGGCATCGCCAGGATCATTTTTATCATTTAAATCCCGACCCTAGCTGCCGTCAAAGCCAAAAAAGTTTAAATCACTTGCAGGTCCAATGGCATCTTTTTCATCTTCTTCCCGATGATGAGGTTGTTTTAGAGAGGAGGTTTCCTGAAATTTCCCGCATTGCTGATGTGGCATGGGAGAGGCGCAAGCTCATTTTTGAGGTGCAATGTTCTCCAATTTCCCAAAGGGAGGTAGAGGAAAGAAACCGGGATTATGCCAGCATTGGATATGAAGTTGTGTGGATTTTGCACGAAAGACGGTTTGTCCGGAAACAGGTCGCTGCCGCAGAAGAGTGGCTGAAAGATCATCTTTGCTACTACACCAATTTTGACGAAGAAGGGAGAGGTGAAATTTATGACCAGCTTCATTTATTCAGCGGCGGGTTTAGAAGCTATTCTTCGAAAAAAACAGCAGTCAATCTTTCCTTGCCTTCAAAGGTGAAGGGAAAGTTTGCTTTTGAAGGAGATTGGAAATACAGACTGATGTTGCGCGACCCTTGCGCTCTCGATGTTTGGAACCAATGGGAAAAAAGGAAAAAACAGCAGTTTCCCTCCTATAAATTCAGGCCGATGCACGAATTGAAAAGATGGTATCTCAATCTTCTGAGACTTTTGTTAGAGGAAAATTCTACGCAGGGTAAAGGGTGCCGATGA
- a CDS encoding RNA polymerase sigma factor — protein MKNNSTPKEAISQQHQQKIDELVAIAKDQGFITYEEINDVLPMTIDTADQIDQILIFLSGMDVQILNQSEVERQKEKKKEAKELEGLPRRVEGTPDDPVRMYLKEMGSVPLLTREEEVEISKRIEKAQHQIERIIMRFRNSSRETIAICSALINNKERFDKCITEKEIENKTEFLKLLPRLSDLLQKDDQILESHLIELENPKLTKAERAYYLEEIEKARIRTQAYLRRLHLRHNIIDDFGEVIMESYDRFLQLEEEILELTPRAERNKYAGLKLAAAKRKLKKKELAAGRSLEEYKKDVRMLQRWMDKSQEAKREMVESNLRLVISIAKKYTNRGLSFLDLIQEGNMGLMKAVEKFEYRRGYKFSTYATWWIRQAVTRAIADQARTIRIPVHMIETINKVLRGAKKLMMETGREPTPEELANELGLSAERIREIYKIAQHPISLQAEVGDGGESQFGDFLEDTGADSPAEATGYSILKDKMNEVLLTLTDRERKVLIQRFGLNDGKPKTLEEVGVEFNVTRERIRQIEAKALRKMRHPTRSKQLKAFLDLLEVE, from the coding sequence ATGAAAAATAATAGCACCCCTAAAGAAGCGATTTCCCAACAACATCAGCAAAAGATTGACGAGTTGGTTGCAATCGCAAAAGACCAAGGTTTCATCACTTACGAAGAGATCAATGATGTCCTTCCAATGACAATTGACACCGCGGATCAGATCGACCAGATCTTGATTTTCCTAAGCGGTATGGACGTTCAGATCTTGAACCAATCCGAAGTTGAGCGCCAAAAAGAAAAAAAGAAAGAGGCAAAAGAGCTTGAAGGGCTGCCTCGCCGGGTGGAAGGCACACCTGACGATCCTGTCCGGATGTATCTTAAGGAAATGGGATCCGTCCCTCTTCTTACCCGGGAAGAAGAGGTTGAAATTTCAAAGAGGATAGAAAAAGCGCAGCACCAGATCGAAAGAATCATTATGCGCTTTCGCAACTCGTCAAGAGAAACGATTGCGATCTGTTCCGCTCTCATCAATAACAAAGAGCGGTTCGACAAGTGCATCACAGAAAAGGAAATTGAAAACAAGACGGAATTTCTAAAATTGCTGCCCCGTCTTAGCGACCTTCTGCAAAAAGATGATCAGATCCTTGAGAGCCACTTGATCGAACTCGAAAATCCCAAACTGACAAAGGCAGAGCGCGCTTATTATCTGGAAGAGATTGAAAAAGCCAGGATCAGAACGCAAGCCTATCTGAGAAGGCTGCACCTGCGCCATAACATTATCGATGATTTCGGCGAGGTGATCATGGAATCCTATGACAGATTCCTTCAGCTGGAAGAAGAGATTCTTGAGCTCACCCCGCGTGCAGAAAGAAACAAGTACGCTGGATTGAAATTGGCAGCGGCCAAGCGGAAGTTAAAAAAGAAAGAGCTAGCAGCAGGACGTTCTCTGGAAGAGTACAAAAAAGACGTGCGCATGCTGCAGAGGTGGATGGACAAAAGTCAGGAAGCCAAAAGAGAGATGGTCGAGTCCAACCTCCGCCTCGTCATCTCTATCGCTAAAAAGTACACCAACCGAGGCCTTTCCTTCCTCGATTTGATCCAGGAAGGGAACATGGGGCTGATGAAGGCGGTGGAAAAATTCGAGTACCGCCGAGGATACAAATTCTCTACATACGCGACATGGTGGATTAGGCAAGCCGTTACCCGCGCCATTGCCGATCAGGCGCGCACCATCCGCATTCCAGTCCATATGATTGAAACCATCAATAAAGTCCTTCGCGGAGCGAAAAAGCTGATGATGGAAACTGGCAGAGAGCCCACTCCGGAAGAGTTGGCAAACGAATTGGGACTTTCTGCTGAAAGAATCAGAGAAATTTACAAAATCGCTCAACACCCGATCTCTCTTCAAGCTGAAGTCGGAGATGGCGGCGAAAGCCAGTTTGGCGATTTCCTGGAAGATACAGGCGCGGATTCCCCTGCGGAAGCTACAGGCTATTCAATCTTGAAAGACAAGATGAACGAAGTTCTCCTGACGCTCACTGATCGCGAACGGAAAGTTCTGATTCAACGTTTCGGACTGAATGACGGCAAGCCAAAAACTCTCGAAGAAGTTGGTGTAGAGTTCAATGTAACGCGCGAAAGGATCAGGCAAATTGAGGCGAAAGCTTTGCGTAAAATGCGCCATCCGACACGATCAAAGCAGCTCAAAGCGTTTCTTGACCTCCTTGAAGTGGAATGA